A single window of Sneathiella limimaris DNA harbors:
- a CDS encoding acyl-CoA synthetase — protein sequence MSVDMISGRLSGLKDVEEFEKTPEEVWLRPETVYNAFLTSVAKHKDKNALIVQPPGDPLGDGRHISYGELLGYVNQTGNMFLDAGLREGETITHLLPQCPQGYFTLMAGEAVGIVNAVNPMLEESHILGIMKAANTTILVVPGPDLNEEVWKKVTWLIEQLPTLKKVFVVGGGAGCDGDKIVSFDSEMKRHSKAEIIDLPTRGLDDVVGYYHTGGTTGLPKLVPHTNRMQLIQLAATGYLIGYSDKDCTVTGLPLFHISGSVIAGIIPLCLGTKLVIASPLGWRDPLLVGNYWKIVEKFGVTVFGTVPTVLSALLNIPSEGCDISSLRIGITGGSGSPLEVLDAISKLSGITMLEGYGMTEVTSYTTLVPRDGDAKFGSVGVREPYVQIKAIIMDEDGNYVRDAKTDEVGVIVMKGTCVMPGYVQTAHNSAAFPMEGWLNSGDLGRIDADGCLWLTGRSKDLIIRSGHNIDPSLIEEPLHEHPAVELAAAVGRPDDYAGEMPIAYVQLKPGQTATPEELQEFARERILERAANPAEIIIIDEMPLTGVGKIFKPALREMASLRVAEAVLEDIKSSVDELSIRMGNDPKFGLTAFVSISGGDASHKEQIKKRLGVYTFHCEIAD from the coding sequence ATGTCTGTGGATATGATTTCCGGAAGGCTTTCCGGATTAAAGGACGTTGAAGAATTCGAAAAAACACCAGAGGAAGTCTGGCTGCGTCCCGAGACCGTTTACAACGCTTTTCTGACCTCTGTTGCAAAGCATAAAGATAAAAATGCCCTGATCGTACAGCCCCCTGGCGACCCCTTGGGAGACGGTCGGCATATTTCCTACGGTGAGCTACTTGGTTACGTCAATCAGACAGGCAATATGTTTCTGGATGCAGGGCTTCGCGAGGGAGAGACCATAACCCATTTATTGCCACAATGTCCGCAAGGGTATTTCACGCTGATGGCAGGGGAAGCTGTTGGTATTGTGAATGCGGTTAATCCGATGCTCGAGGAGAGCCATATCCTCGGTATTATGAAGGCGGCAAATACAACGATTTTAGTGGTTCCCGGCCCTGATCTGAATGAAGAAGTTTGGAAAAAGGTTACTTGGTTGATAGAGCAACTTCCAACTCTCAAGAAAGTTTTTGTGGTTGGCGGAGGTGCCGGGTGCGATGGAGACAAAATTGTTTCCTTCGATAGTGAAATGAAGCGCCATTCAAAAGCGGAGATAATTGATCTGCCAACCAGGGGTTTGGATGACGTTGTTGGCTATTATCATACGGGCGGCACGACAGGCTTACCAAAGTTGGTACCTCATACCAATCGGATGCAGCTGATCCAGCTGGCGGCCACAGGCTATTTAATTGGCTATTCGGATAAAGATTGTACTGTTACGGGTCTGCCGCTGTTTCATATTAGTGGGTCGGTGATTGCCGGGATCATCCCCTTGTGCCTTGGTACCAAGCTGGTCATAGCTTCCCCCCTTGGCTGGCGAGATCCACTGCTGGTTGGCAACTACTGGAAAATTGTTGAAAAATTTGGCGTTACGGTGTTCGGGACTGTTCCGACTGTATTATCTGCCTTGCTGAATATTCCTTCAGAAGGGTGCGATATCAGTAGCCTGCGGATAGGAATTACCGGGGGTTCCGGATCTCCGCTTGAAGTTTTAGACGCCATTTCCAAACTGTCCGGGATAACCATGCTGGAAGGTTATGGCATGACGGAGGTTACCTCCTACACGACCTTGGTCCCGCGCGATGGTGACGCGAAATTTGGCTCCGTTGGAGTGAGGGAGCCTTATGTCCAGATCAAAGCTATCATTATGGATGAAGACGGAAACTATGTTCGGGACGCCAAGACAGATGAGGTTGGCGTGATCGTCATGAAAGGGACATGTGTCATGCCCGGCTATGTTCAAACGGCTCACAATAGTGCTGCTTTCCCGATGGAAGGTTGGCTGAATTCTGGTGATTTGGGGCGTATTGATGCTGATGGGTGTTTGTGGCTGACCGGCAGGTCGAAAGATCTGATCATTCGAAGCGGACACAATATTGATCCAAGTTTGATTGAAGAGCCACTTCATGAGCACCCCGCTGTAGAGTTAGCTGCGGCTGTTGGGCGTCCTGATGATTACGCAGGAGAAATGCCAATAGCCTATGTGCAGCTAAAACCTGGTCAGACAGCTACTCCTGAAGAGCTTCAGGAATTCGCCAGAGAGAGAATTCTGGAGCGGGCAGCAAATCCAGCTGAAATCATAATCATTGACGAGATGCCTCTGACTGGCGTTGGAAAAATTTTCAAGCCGGCTTTACGGGAAATGGCCTCTCTTCGGGTTGCCGAGGCGGTCCTTGAAGATATTAAATCATCTGTTGATGAGCTTTCCATTCGAATGGGTAACGATCCCAAGTTTGGCCTGACGGCATTTGTTTCCATTTCTGGAGGTGATGCCTCTCACAAGGAGCAAATTAAGAAACGACTTGGTGTTTATACATTCCATTGTGAAATCGCAGATTAG
- a CDS encoding MBL fold metallo-hydrolase has protein sequence MRFKKTSVVGLAIFAGVIASSQAMASEVKITPLGSHDGEFCRLDRAMVFEDPDGTRLLYDAGRTVAGADDPRLGKIDAVLVSHMHGDHVGDRHIAKVNEGSCSKPEFPTVSLPNTNSVNIAAAKNAKIITGSEMPKFFGAKLKSVGADPKNSQLVRFGASRKIGGVTITTVPAVHSNGIAGAMIGGDLGDHLDAAGLTAYAGPPTGYVLTFSNGLVAYLSGDTGVTAEQKIVVGDQYKAKLVVMNIGDTFTTGPKEAAYVVNDLIKPASVIISHANEPATEGGKVIAGTRSEMFMKLSAAPTYLPLSGMTMSFDGMGKCTSGC, from the coding sequence ATGCGGTTCAAGAAAACATCCGTTGTAGGCTTGGCAATATTTGCTGGTGTAATTGCCAGTTCGCAAGCTATGGCAAGCGAAGTCAAAATTACACCCCTTGGCAGTCATGATGGCGAATTTTGCCGGTTGGATCGGGCCATGGTTTTTGAGGATCCAGATGGGACCCGCCTTCTTTATGATGCGGGCCGGACGGTGGCCGGTGCAGACGATCCTCGGTTAGGGAAAATTGACGCTGTGTTGGTCAGTCATATGCATGGAGATCATGTTGGTGATCGCCATATTGCTAAAGTGAATGAGGGCAGTTGCTCTAAACCTGAATTTCCAACTGTTTCCCTGCCAAACACAAATAGTGTCAATATCGCCGCCGCAAAAAACGCCAAAATCATTACGGGCAGTGAAATGCCTAAATTTTTTGGAGCTAAGTTAAAATCCGTGGGGGCGGACCCTAAAAATTCTCAACTAGTTCGTTTTGGTGCCAGTCGAAAAATTGGTGGTGTCACAATAACAACGGTTCCGGCGGTTCATTCAAACGGCATTGCTGGTGCTATGATCGGTGGAGATCTTGGTGACCATCTGGATGCTGCTGGATTGACCGCTTATGCAGGACCACCAACAGGATATGTTCTCACGTTTAGTAATGGTCTCGTGGCATATCTATCCGGTGATACGGGTGTAACAGCTGAACAAAAAATCGTTGTTGGGGATCAGTATAAGGCAAAACTGGTTGTGATGAATATAGGTGATACGTTCACAACAGGGCCCAAGGAAGCAGCCTATGTTGTCAATGATCTGATTAAACCGGCATCTGTCATCATTTCCCATGCTAATGAGCCAGCAACTGAAGGCGGCAAGGTAATTGCGGGCACACGTTCTGAGATGTTCATGAAACTGAGTGCCGCCCCGACTTATCTTCCGCTGAGTGGAATGACTATGTCGTTTGACGGCATGGGAAAATGTACTTCAGGATGTTAA
- a CDS encoding ABC transporter permease: MANGQEKQAVPYRGGGFRPKPVKIVAPILFAAIIGIWELGSRSGWISPLVLPAPSEALTAFMDLLNSGDLTKHLAASLQRLVAGWIFGSLLGILFGVAAGLFTLARGGIVPLVAAIFPIPKIALLPLFIIWFGIGEESKIATILFGTFFPTVIAVYGGIDNVDRNLIRMGQSFNLKWTSIVWKIILPGAMPAILSGFRISASIAIILLVAAEMIGAEYGIGAYILLAGNLMAMDQLVAGVTILSIMGLLVSWLIGRAEKALLKWRT, translated from the coding sequence ATGGCTAATGGGCAAGAGAAACAAGCGGTTCCGTATCGTGGCGGTGGATTTCGTCCCAAACCGGTCAAGATTGTTGCGCCGATACTTTTTGCAGCGATCATTGGTATTTGGGAATTGGGTTCGCGAAGCGGCTGGATTAGTCCACTTGTGCTTCCCGCCCCCTCAGAAGCCCTTACAGCATTTATGGATCTGTTGAATTCTGGTGACCTTACCAAGCATTTGGCCGCATCGCTTCAGCGGCTTGTGGCCGGCTGGATTTTCGGCTCGCTGCTTGGCATTCTTTTTGGTGTGGCAGCAGGGCTTTTCACACTTGCGCGCGGCGGGATCGTCCCACTGGTGGCGGCAATATTCCCCATTCCGAAAATTGCGCTTCTTCCACTCTTCATTATCTGGTTCGGGATTGGTGAAGAGTCCAAAATTGCGACGATCTTATTCGGGACCTTCTTTCCTACAGTTATAGCTGTTTATGGGGGGATCGATAATGTGGATCGGAACCTCATCCGCATGGGACAATCCTTTAACCTGAAGTGGACGTCGATTGTCTGGAAAATTATCTTGCCCGGTGCAATGCCGGCAATCTTATCCGGTTTTCGGATTTCAGCTTCTATAGCCATCATTCTGCTGGTCGCGGCCGAAATGATTGGTGCCGAATACGGCATTGGTGCCTATATCCTGTTGGCCGGGAACCTCATGGCTATGGATCAGTTGGTCGCCGGCGTGACAATTCTATCAATTATGGGACTTCTGGTCAGTTGGCTCATCGGGCGAGCGGAGAAAGCTCTCCTTAAATGGCGAACTTAA
- a CDS encoding ABC transporter ATP-binding protein, whose amino-acid sequence MDLELNAVSHAYDGTEVLKDISFHLKTGEIVCLIGPSGCGKSTLLRFMGGLERPDHGDVLQVGQPPADCLNPLTYIFQDFALLPWRSVKGNVSLVLEDHGIKGNKANQIIDDVLERTKLIDFKNALPKQLSGGMKQRVAIARALAVRPACLLMDEPLSALDSQTRELLMDDLMELWLKERYTACYVTHNLNEAVRLGHKIIVLSRRPGTIREIVEINIPLDERKNNPDLLAEKQNHLWELMREEAMAADMELVHG is encoded by the coding sequence ATGGATCTTGAACTTAACGCCGTCAGCCATGCCTATGACGGAACAGAAGTCCTGAAAGACATCAGCTTTCATTTAAAGACAGGTGAGATCGTTTGTCTGATTGGCCCTTCGGGCTGTGGAAAATCAACTCTCCTACGCTTCATGGGAGGGCTTGAACGACCAGATCATGGTGATGTCCTTCAAGTCGGTCAGCCGCCTGCTGATTGCCTAAATCCCCTCACCTACATATTTCAGGACTTTGCTCTTCTGCCTTGGCGAAGCGTGAAGGGAAACGTCAGTCTGGTGCTCGAGGATCATGGCATTAAAGGCAACAAGGCAAATCAGATCATTGATGATGTCTTAGAGCGTACCAAGCTCATCGATTTTAAAAACGCCCTGCCCAAACAATTATCTGGTGGCATGAAGCAAAGGGTTGCCATAGCCCGCGCGCTGGCTGTTCGTCCGGCATGCCTGCTTATGGATGAGCCACTTTCAGCCCTTGATAGCCAAACCCGGGAACTTTTAATGGACGACTTGATGGAGCTTTGGCTGAAAGAGAGATATACGGCCTGCTATGTGACCCATAACCTGAATGAAGCTGTCCGCCTTGGACATAAAATCATTGTTCTCTCCCGCCGGCCTGGGACCATCCGTGAGATTGTAGAAATTAATATTCCATTGGATGAGCGAAAGAACAATCCAGACCTGCTGGCAGAAAAACAAAACCATTTGTGGGAGTTAATGCGCGAAGAAGCCATGGCTGCGGATATGGAGTTGGTTCATGGCTAA
- a CDS encoding ABC transporter substrate-binding protein, producing the protein MKLKQISLLTRRAMLGAIAGTVALSAFAGQAIADDKITIGALRFTSHSPTFIAYEKGYFKEEGLDVELKFFQAAQPIAVAIASGDIDFGVTALSGGFYSLADKGALKVIGGLMSEKKGAPGNIILASNKAYDAGLKTPADLKGKSWAMTQQGSSFHYMAGLIAENNGFDVSDMKLKPLQKVGSMIGALKSGQVDAMAIVPHIAKALAKGGAAKIIGQIQDMTDYQVTTIFTSTKNTMERKDLVKRFLKAYARGIADYDAVMQNQDKDPAATDAMVNLIHKYVYADRPIEKAAPPIKAGAVYLNAGAALDVKDVEKQLKWFQKHKLAPASLTLDKMVDSSFVSTLN; encoded by the coding sequence ATGAAACTCAAACAAATCAGTTTACTGACGCGCCGGGCGATGCTGGGTGCGATTGCAGGTACAGTGGCCTTGTCCGCCTTTGCTGGTCAAGCCATTGCAGACGACAAAATCACCATTGGTGCACTACGCTTTACCTCTCATTCTCCAACCTTCATTGCTTATGAAAAAGGCTACTTCAAAGAAGAAGGACTGGATGTTGAGCTCAAATTCTTCCAGGCGGCTCAGCCGATTGCAGTTGCGATTGCATCCGGTGACATCGACTTTGGGGTTACAGCTCTCAGCGGCGGTTTTTACAGCCTTGCTGATAAAGGCGCACTGAAAGTCATTGGCGGCCTGATGTCTGAGAAAAAAGGCGCCCCTGGGAACATAATCCTTGCCTCCAACAAAGCTTACGACGCAGGCCTTAAAACACCTGCTGATCTAAAAGGCAAAAGCTGGGCGATGACACAGCAGGGTTCCTCCTTCCATTACATGGCAGGCCTGATTGCAGAAAATAATGGGTTTGATGTTAGTGACATGAAGCTAAAGCCTCTTCAAAAAGTGGGCTCAATGATTGGTGCGTTGAAATCCGGTCAGGTTGACGCAATGGCGATTGTCCCCCATATCGCAAAAGCCTTGGCCAAAGGTGGTGCCGCAAAAATCATTGGCCAGATCCAGGATATGACTGATTATCAGGTCACAACAATCTTCACCTCCACTAAAAACACAATGGAGCGTAAGGATCTGGTGAAAAGATTCCTCAAAGCCTATGCGAGAGGAATTGCAGACTATGACGCTGTTATGCAGAACCAGGATAAAGATCCGGCTGCTACAGATGCCATGGTCAACCTCATCCACAAATATGTGTATGCAGATCGCCCAATTGAAAAAGCAGCACCGCCAATCAAAGCAGGCGCTGTCTACCTGAACGCGGGCGCAGCTCTAGACGTTAAAGATGTGGAGAAACAGCTCAAATGGTTCCAAAAACATAAACTGGCCCCTGCGAGCCTGACCCTCGATAAAATGGTGGATTCCAGCTTCGTATCCACCCTAAACTAA
- a CDS encoding Lrp/AsnC family transcriptional regulator, whose protein sequence is MDDIDRKIVAQLQVDNDIPVNELAEKVGCSRTACWRRIKSMEEVGIIKSSVTLLNRDKIGLPVTVFVNVKTASHEPDWLERFARVVERFPEITEFYRMSGDVDYLLKVVVPDIATYDSFYKRLIQSIELSDVSSNFAMEEIKFTTALPI, encoded by the coding sequence ATGGATGACATCGATCGCAAAATTGTTGCTCAGCTACAGGTAGACAATGACATACCCGTCAATGAACTCGCTGAAAAAGTGGGTTGCTCCCGCACGGCATGCTGGCGACGGATAAAATCCATGGAAGAAGTGGGGATCATCAAATCAAGCGTGACCCTGCTCAATCGAGATAAAATTGGGTTACCTGTCACCGTTTTCGTCAATGTTAAAACGGCCTCTCACGAACCAGATTGGCTGGAGAGGTTTGCCCGTGTTGTGGAACGCTTCCCGGAAATTACAGAATTTTACCGAATGAGCGGCGATGTGGACTACCTTCTCAAGGTCGTTGTCCCTGACATCGCCACCTATGACAGTTTTTATAAACGCCTGATCCAATCCATTGAGCTTAGTGACGTCAGTAGCAACTTTGCTATGGAAGAAATCAAATTCACAACGGCCTTGCCGATATAG
- a CDS encoding DUF6356 family protein translates to MKAVRTLFTDHPASVNESYLEHMAMSASFGRALLAAAFCAFIHALFPFLFEKTASGIINRLYSRMVSHRVVKAPKASPKSANETPAMGTYYI, encoded by the coding sequence ATGAAAGCCGTCCGCACATTATTTACAGATCATCCAGCATCCGTGAATGAGAGCTATTTAGAACATATGGCCATGTCTGCTAGCTTTGGGCGCGCCCTTTTAGCGGCTGCATTTTGTGCGTTCATCCATGCTCTTTTTCCATTTCTTTTCGAAAAAACAGCGAGTGGAATTATCAACCGGTTATATTCCCGCATGGTTAGCCACCGGGTAGTAAAAGCACCAAAGGCCTCTCCGAAAAGTGCCAACGAAACGCCAGCGATGGGTACCTATTACATCTAA